The Saliniramus fredricksonii genome segment GCTCGGTACGGTCGATGACACCAACCGCTATGCCTTCGACCAGGCCGCGCGGGTGAGAGCGCTGGAGCTCGCGGCACGGCTCGACCTGCCCCGCAAGGCGGCGAATCTCTCGATCAATTTCCTGCCCAACGCCGTCTACCGCCCGGAAGCCTGTATCCGGACCACGCTGGAGACGGCGGCCCGCGTCGATTATCCGATCGATTCTCTCATTTTCGAACTGACTGAAGGCGAAGCGGTAGCCGATGCCGGCCATCTGACGCGGATCGTCGAGAGCTATCGCAAGATGGGCTTCAAGACCGCGATCGACGATTTCGGCGCCGGTTATTCCGGCCTCAACCTGCTGGCCCGCTTCCAGCCGGATATCGTCAAGCTCGATATGGAACTCGTGCGCGGCATCGATCAGGATCGGGTGAGGCGCGTCATCGTCTCGGGAATCATGCGCATCTGCGATGATCTCGGCATTGCCGTCATCGGTGAGGGTGTCGAGACGGTGGGCGAGAGCGCGGCTTTGTGCGATCTCGGCATCGCACTCCAACAGGGCTATCTCTTCGCCCGACCCGGTTTCGAAACCCTGCCGGATCCGGTCATGTCGGCAGAGCCGGCCTGCGCCTGATCCGGAGGCGGATCACCAAGCGGATGCATTTCGCGCTCGCCTTTTTCCAGAATGGCAAGCAGGCTGTCGATGCTGTCGGCCTGCGCGGCGGGCTTGTCCCAGCGGATGCGGTGGATAC includes the following:
- a CDS encoding EAL domain-containing protein, which gives rise to MADHASICRACRDGNAFETPFSMAFQPIVNRVTGAVFAYEALVRGPAGEGAGSVLGTVDDTNRYAFDQAARVRALELAARLDLPRKAANLSINFLPNAVYRPEACIRTTLETAARVDYPIDSLIFELTEGEAVADAGHLTRIVESYRKMGFKTAIDDFGAGYSGLNLLARFQPDIVKLDMELVRGIDQDRVRRVIVSGIMRICDDLGIAVIGEGVETVGESAALCDLGIALQQGYLFARPGFETLPDPVMSAEPACA